A region of Flavobacterium album DNA encodes the following proteins:
- a CDS encoding TonB-dependent receptor, producing MEEISKTHKVKFSMIDEDIAMYNFAPPDKKISLQEKLDYIAGRTRLRFEAAGIGKYTVYNDISPENPLCGYLIDSKTGKGIDGALIYFGSTTVSSGADGYFSMSLSAKGTITISHIGYSQKIVALSEFYVPGCLNITLEEEVTELKEVIAERYLAAGISRKENGELVVKPRKFGILPGLTEPDVLQTMQQLPGVISIDETVSNINVRGGTHDQNLFLWNGIRMFQTSHFFGLLSAFNPLQATTISIFKNGSPSYYGESVSSAVDISTHTPNPENKNIVAVDMINAAFLASVNLTTKDFLQVSGRRTYSDLWATPTFGEYRNRILQNTTITNVLQDQQVKVASDEKFYFYDLSLSYRHTLNEKHALFVDGIAMSNNLDIFQHTETADKNGNLSQGTVGGSATLKSKWDENNTSEVQVYVSSHDMDASNESIENEQATRQSNTIFDKGIRLNYGRLLSQNLHISAGYQFNEVSVRNFDEVNIPAFSKNEKLVSVSHAVTGQGNYASADGKTKISLGIRGNYFDKYRLFMAEPRVVFSRLLKEGLTLEVSAERKSQAISQVIDQQQDFLGIEKRRWVLADGNNIPVQKSTQASLGLTYSKRGWLATIEGFYKKVAGITSDSQDFQNQFEFDNSTGSYRVLGYEVLLQKKFSRFYTWISYTYNDNRYKFDSFVPPGFANNFAVSHAVTSAGIYEWDNFRFALGTKWRTGSPQTEPLSFSIDPNNPANSQIIYKAPNSSRLSDNLQVNLSASKTWSLGKKTLFTASCSVLNILDRHNVISRYYRINKSSNAVESVNTYGLGRTPNLSVKLAF from the coding sequence TTGGAGGAAATATCCAAAACGCATAAGGTAAAATTCAGCATGATTGATGAGGACATTGCGATGTACAACTTTGCTCCTCCTGACAAAAAAATAAGCCTTCAGGAAAAACTCGACTATATAGCTGGCAGGACAAGGTTACGCTTTGAGGCGGCGGGCATCGGTAAATATACCGTTTACAATGACATAAGTCCTGAAAACCCATTGTGTGGCTATCTCATTGACAGCAAAACCGGAAAAGGCATCGACGGAGCCCTGATCTACTTTGGAAGTACTACTGTAAGTTCCGGTGCCGATGGCTATTTTAGCATGTCGCTATCTGCCAAAGGAACCATAACTATTTCGCACATTGGCTATAGCCAAAAGATAGTAGCGCTTTCGGAATTCTATGTTCCCGGCTGCCTCAACATTACTCTTGAGGAAGAGGTTACGGAACTGAAAGAAGTAATTGCCGAACGTTACCTCGCCGCGGGCATATCTCGGAAAGAAAATGGCGAACTCGTAGTAAAGCCACGCAAATTCGGCATTCTGCCCGGCCTTACCGAACCGGACGTACTGCAAACCATGCAGCAGCTGCCGGGGGTTATCAGCATTGACGAGACGGTATCCAACATCAATGTGCGCGGCGGCACACATGACCAGAACCTGTTTTTGTGGAATGGCATCCGCATGTTCCAGACCAGCCATTTTTTTGGGCTGCTCTCGGCCTTCAACCCGTTGCAGGCAACGACTATTTCTATTTTTAAAAACGGCAGCCCCTCTTATTATGGGGAAAGCGTGTCGTCGGCAGTAGATATTTCTACGCATACTCCAAATCCAGAAAATAAAAATATTGTGGCGGTCGACATGATCAATGCTGCCTTCCTGGCCTCGGTAAACCTTACTACAAAGGACTTTTTACAAGTTTCGGGAAGGCGGACGTATTCCGACCTGTGGGCTACTCCTACTTTTGGTGAATACCGGAACAGGATATTACAGAATACTACAATTACCAATGTACTGCAGGACCAGCAGGTTAAGGTAGCAAGCGATGAGAAGTTCTATTTTTACGATCTTTCCCTTTCCTACCGCCACACACTTAACGAAAAGCACGCCTTATTTGTAGACGGTATAGCGATGAGTAATAACCTAGATATTTTCCAGCATACCGAAACAGCAGATAAAAACGGGAACCTTTCTCAGGGTACCGTTGGCGGCAGTGCAACCCTGAAGTCAAAATGGGATGAGAACAATACATCGGAAGTGCAGGTTTATGTATCTTCCCATGACATGGATGCTTCCAATGAGTCTATTGAAAATGAACAGGCCACGCGCCAAAGTAATACGATATTCGATAAGGGCATACGGCTGAACTATGGGCGGTTGCTTTCGCAAAATCTCCATATCAGCGCAGGTTATCAGTTCAATGAGGTCAGCGTTCGGAATTTTGATGAAGTGAATATCCCGGCTTTTTCTAAGAACGAAAAGTTGGTTTCCGTTTCACATGCGGTTACAGGGCAGGGAAATTATGCTTCCGCAGACGGCAAGACAAAAATCAGTCTCGGAATACGCGGCAATTATTTCGACAAATACCGCTTGTTCATGGCAGAGCCGCGTGTTGTATTCAGCCGATTGCTTAAAGAAGGCCTTACGCTTGAAGTATCGGCCGAACGAAAAAGCCAGGCCATTTCACAGGTTATCGACCAGCAGCAGGATTTTCTGGGGATAGAAAAAAGGCGCTGGGTACTTGCGGACGGGAATAACATCCCTGTCCAGAAAAGCACACAGGCATCTCTGGGACTTACCTATTCAAAAAGAGGATGGCTTGCCACAATAGAAGGGTTTTACAAAAAAGTGGCCGGCATAACCAGCGACAGCCAGGATTTCCAGAACCAGTTTGAGTTTGATAACAGCACGGGATCTTACAGGGTCTTAGGCTACGAAGTACTGCTGCAAAAAAAGTTCAGCCGTTTTTATACCTGGATCTCCTATACCTATAATGATAACCGGTATAAATTTGACAGCTTTGTGCCTCCGGGGTTTGCGAACAACTTTGCCGTTTCGCATGCGGTTACTTCAGCGGGTATCTATGAATGGGATAACTTCCGTTTTGCATTGGGTACGAAGTGGCGTACCGGCAGCCCGCAAACCGAACCGTTATCATTTTCCATCGACCCTAATAACCCGGCCAATTCGCAGATCATCTACAAAGCGCCGAACAGTTCCAGGCTTAGTGATAACCTGCAAGTAAATTTATCGGCATCCAAAACATGGAGCCTTGGCAAAAAAACGCTTTTCACTGCAAGCTGTTCGGTACTTAACATCCTGGACAGGCACAATGTGATCAGCCGCTATTACCGCATAAACAAATCAAGTAATGCTGTTGAAAGCGTAAATACCTACGGGCTTGGCAGGACACCCAATCTGAGTGTTAAGCTGGCTTTTTAA
- a CDS encoding DUF1508 domain-containing protein, translating to MGMFVISKRYNGDYKFTFASRKGKTIFTSIACKQKTDCERMIEGIRENIASFAFTKNRTAAGKYFFRLSKDGLVLATSRKYSSEYSFSKGINEILKYVPVSETLDFSENEFVFPDADTVFEEAEQD from the coding sequence ATGGGGATGTTTGTAATTAGCAAGCGGTATAACGGGGATTATAAATTTACTTTTGCTTCGCGCAAGGGAAAGACCATTTTCACGAGTATTGCCTGTAAGCAAAAAACGGATTGCGAACGGATGATCGAGGGCATCAGGGAAAATATCGCATCTTTTGCTTTTACAAAGAACAGGACAGCCGCCGGCAAATATTTTTTCAGGCTGTCGAAAGATGGCCTGGTACTGGCTACCAGCCGGAAATATTCATCGGAATACAGCTTTTCTAAAGGCATCAACGAGATCCTTAAATATGTCCCTGTTTCGGAAACACTGGATTTTTCTGAAAACGAATTTGTATTCCCCGATGCCGATACGGTTTTTGAAGAAGCAGAACAGGATTAA
- a CDS encoding hybrid sensor histidine kinase/response regulator transcription factor, whose protein sequence is MKRSILIISFLFLFIACNKKEGAVALNAAPASQNTDGNHARHTAANRPQDLKYSLEQLDNTRGLSNSSVNCIFQDSQNLLWIGTWDGLNRYDGHDFKIFRPEPDNKNSLSNQVILKIAEDNSGAIWVLTMHGINRYDKKTDAFQQFYFSTENKPPSSESQFNMALDRSGQVFCAVKDWGIGYFEGSAFQPFPANSVTGKTVKKIEFSATGELLVLFEDNELHALTIKTLANGKKTIAKSALVVGNIRTFDVLPDKGICTVSVTGEAALFSLADKQRNILSQKNIINIIGHTPEGLVLSGKAGYFMIDTAGNTITMPWSKYLKNQKITTLIQGSEHVIWTGTDGDGVFKMYPLKKSFNLVSKAQLPELDGGIVRTFLKDGENSFWIGTKGKGLFRLPANFYENPDKALAFANFNEDNSPINNAVYALSKGNDNIVLIGTDGDGITVYDLNVSRLISWKDILGNEKCGHFKSVYAIYQDNDGFIWLGTNGYGMIRFKIERADGKLQVTDFKKYMAGNGDSMLSSNIIFSIIPGNEGQLWVGTRLGGLNLFDKRTEHFRTYKNVPNDPKSLSNNDILCLVTDADNKLWIGTSFGLNALEEMKSDGSAVFKNFTVKDGLPNNTIHGIVPDKKSNLWISTNFGLSNFTINPAKFTNYSKNEGLQNNEFADGAFYSDPESGLIFMGGIKGFNYFLPEKIKESPTVPDLLIDRISGQNQATPYYQGLVISPDSKTNPSIVLNHNQNFFDIHLTALTYTNNEKCQYAYQLRGFDKNWNSIGNRKIISFTNVPRGNYSLWVKWSNIDGVWSRPVHAIDIRVRPVWWQSNLATAIYLVLGALFLLFVRSYYLKRQSLQQNILFRKKEEELHENRLSFFTNIAHEFLTPLTLIVGPVQKLSEATHLDERNRKFTLMIQKNVSRLLFLTQQLLEFRKAEYDYLEVTVKKFDLISLIEQIAELFDDWALDKNINYQLEVPSELPGWFDKDKLEKIVFNLMSNAFKYTPRDGSIALKCSIEKGRLNITITNTGEGIPKEKLESLFDRFFLSDANRKPDPEMFRTGIGLAYIKRLVTVLRGEILVSSVANAETVFTILIPCEKEAFSDKEIDTEIAPVLISHHLKNILEDTTTEQWNVVPDKISAVERVEDDRKKILIVEDEKEIQLYLRDLLAQKYTIISAYNGVEALEMIEEEIPDIIISDVMMPLMDGVELCKRIKTDIRTCHVPFIMLTAKNSVLHRIEGLESGANSYIPKPFYPDHLLVRIQKLLEEKAMIVKHFTQDTLVENLSGMPIHSDEKAFIKSLIDLIRKNIDNENLQSAFIEKALGISTSQLYRKTKEIFDLSPGDLIRTIRLKHAAELLRKNVLTVSEICYKSGFNNRSYFYREFKKMYDTTPKNYQLQYKARSASFSNN, encoded by the coding sequence TTGAAACGCAGTATTTTAATTATCAGCTTCTTATTCCTGTTTATTGCATGCAATAAGAAGGAAGGGGCTGTTGCATTAAATGCTGCACCTGCAAGCCAAAATACTGATGGTAACCATGCGAGGCACACTGCTGCTAACAGGCCACAGGACCTGAAATATTCCCTGGAGCAGCTGGATAATACCAGGGGATTGTCTAACAGTTCGGTCAACTGCATTTTCCAGGATTCCCAGAACTTGCTTTGGATAGGGACCTGGGACGGGCTCAACCGGTATGACGGCCATGATTTTAAGATCTTCAGGCCCGAGCCCGACAATAAGAATTCACTCAGCAACCAGGTTATCCTTAAAATTGCCGAAGACAATTCGGGAGCAATATGGGTACTTACCATGCATGGCATCAACCGCTACGATAAAAAAACAGATGCTTTCCAACAGTTCTATTTTTCTACTGAGAACAAGCCCCCCTCATCGGAATCGCAGTTCAATATGGCGCTTGACAGATCGGGACAGGTATTTTGCGCGGTAAAAGACTGGGGGATCGGATATTTTGAAGGAAGCGCTTTCCAGCCGTTTCCCGCCAACAGCGTTACTGGTAAAACCGTAAAAAAAATAGAATTTTCGGCAACAGGCGAATTGCTGGTGCTTTTTGAAGATAATGAGTTGCATGCCTTAACAATAAAAACCCTTGCTAACGGTAAAAAAACGATAGCAAAGTCTGCGCTGGTTGTTGGTAATATACGGACTTTTGACGTATTGCCTGATAAAGGCATCTGTACGGTTTCTGTCACTGGCGAGGCTGCCCTGTTTTCACTGGCCGATAAGCAACGCAATATACTTTCCCAAAAGAACATTATCAACATCATTGGGCATACCCCGGAAGGGCTTGTACTGTCAGGCAAGGCAGGTTATTTTATGATCGATACTGCAGGGAACACCATTACCATGCCCTGGTCGAAATACCTGAAAAACCAAAAAATAACAACCCTGATACAGGGAAGCGAGCATGTAATTTGGACAGGCACCGATGGCGACGGGGTATTCAAGATGTACCCGCTTAAAAAATCGTTCAACCTGGTATCCAAAGCACAGCTGCCGGAGCTCGATGGCGGTATCGTGCGTACCTTCCTGAAAGACGGGGAAAATTCTTTTTGGATAGGCACAAAAGGGAAAGGCCTCTTCCGGCTGCCTGCCAATTTTTATGAAAATCCCGATAAGGCGTTGGCTTTCGCGAATTTCAATGAAGATAACAGCCCTATAAATAATGCAGTATATGCCCTGAGCAAAGGAAATGATAATATTGTATTGATTGGTACAGATGGCGACGGCATAACGGTATATGATCTCAATGTATCAAGGCTTATCAGTTGGAAAGACATTTTGGGAAATGAAAAATGCGGGCACTTTAAGTCGGTTTATGCCATCTATCAGGACAACGATGGCTTTATCTGGCTGGGGACAAACGGCTACGGGATGATACGCTTCAAAATAGAACGGGCGGACGGCAAGTTACAGGTCACTGATTTTAAAAAATACATGGCGGGTAATGGTGATAGTATGCTGAGCAGCAACATTATATTCTCGATCATTCCCGGAAATGAGGGTCAGCTATGGGTAGGCACGCGGCTAGGCGGCCTCAACCTTTTTGATAAACGGACTGAGCATTTCCGGACTTACAAAAATGTGCCAAACGATCCTAAAAGCCTTTCCAACAACGACATACTATGCCTGGTTACCGATGCGGATAATAAACTGTGGATAGGAACCAGTTTTGGCCTGAACGCATTGGAAGAAATGAAGAGTGACGGCAGCGCAGTATTTAAAAATTTCACCGTTAAAGACGGACTGCCCAACAACACCATCCATGGTATCGTGCCGGATAAAAAGTCGAACCTGTGGATAAGCACCAATTTCGGGCTGTCTAACTTTACCATTAACCCGGCGAAGTTTACCAACTATTCGAAGAACGAAGGCCTGCAAAACAATGAGTTTGCCGATGGAGCCTTTTACAGTGACCCCGAATCAGGACTTATTTTTATGGGTGGGATAAAGGGATTCAATTATTTCCTGCCGGAAAAGATAAAGGAGTCACCGACCGTACCCGACCTGCTTATTGACAGGATAAGCGGGCAGAACCAGGCTACCCCCTACTATCAGGGATTGGTAATTTCGCCTGATTCGAAAACAAATCCGTCAATCGTATTAAATCATAACCAGAATTTTTTCGATATCCATCTTACTGCGCTAACCTATACGAACAATGAAAAATGCCAGTATGCCTACCAGCTAAGGGGATTTGACAAGAATTGGAATTCTATCGGCAACCGTAAGATCATTTCCTTTACGAACGTGCCAAGAGGCAATTATTCGCTATGGGTGAAGTGGTCGAACATTGACGGGGTATGGAGCCGGCCTGTGCACGCCATAGATATCAGGGTAAGGCCCGTGTGGTGGCAATCAAACCTGGCGACTGCTATCTATCTGGTACTGGGAGCGCTATTCCTCCTATTTGTACGAAGCTACTACCTGAAACGCCAGTCGCTTCAGCAAAATATCCTTTTCAGGAAAAAGGAAGAAGAATTACATGAAAACAGGCTGTCGTTCTTTACTAATATCGCGCACGAATTCTTAACACCCCTTACGCTGATCGTGGGGCCTGTACAGAAATTATCGGAAGCCACACACCTTGATGAACGCAACCGTAAGTTTACGCTGATGATACAAAAAAATGTATCGCGGCTGCTGTTCCTTACCCAGCAATTGCTGGAGTTCCGAAAGGCAGAATATGATTACCTCGAAGTCACGGTAAAGAAATTCGACCTTATAAGCCTAATCGAACAGATCGCTGAATTGTTTGACGACTGGGCACTGGACAAGAACATCAATTATCAGTTGGAAGTCCCGTCTGAACTGCCGGGCTGGTTTGATAAAGACAAGCTTGAAAAAATAGTGTTCAACCTGATGTCCAATGCTTTTAAGTATACGCCCAGGGACGGGTCTATTGCATTGAAATGCAGCATTGAGAAAGGCAGGCTGAACATCACGATAACCAATACCGGGGAAGGCATCCCAAAAGAAAAGCTCGAATCGCTGTTTGACCGTTTCTTCCTCTCGGATGCCAACCGGAAGCCCGACCCCGAAATGTTCAGGACAGGCATTGGCCTTGCGTATATCAAAAGGCTGGTAACGGTGCTGCGCGGTGAGATCCTGGTATCGAGCGTTGCAAATGCCGAAACGGTTTTTACTATCCTGATCCCATGCGAAAAAGAAGCATTCAGCGATAAGGAAATAGATACCGAGATAGCGCCGGTGCTGATATCCCACCACCTTAAAAATATCCTTGAAGACACTACTACAGAGCAATGGAACGTTGTGCCTGATAAGATCTCGGCGGTAGAAAGGGTTGAGGACGACAGGAAAAAGATACTGATTGTTGAGGACGAGAAGGAGATACAGCTTTACCTGAGGGATTTGCTGGCGCAGAAATATACCATCATAAGCGCCTACAACGGTGTTGAAGCGTTAGAGATGATTGAGGAAGAAATTCCCGATATCATCATCAGTGATGTGATGATGCCATTGATGGATGGTGTGGAACTCTGCAAAAGAATAAAAACCGACATCAGGACCTGCCATGTTCCGTTTATCATGCTTACTGCTAAAAATTCTGTGCTGCACAGGATAGAAGGTTTGGAGAGTGGTGCCAACTCCTATATACCGAAGCCTTTTTACCCCGACCACCTGCTGGTACGCATCCAGAAGCTGCTTGAGGAAAAAGCGATGATAGTAAAGCATTTTACACAGGATACACTCGTTGAAAACCTTTCGGGGATGCCGATACATAGTGATGAGAAGGCTTTCATAAAATCGCTGATCGACCTTATCCGTAAAAATATCGATAACGAAAACCTCCAGAGCGCGTTCATAGAAAAGGCCCTTGGGATAAGCACATCGCAACTATACCGGAAGACAAAAGAGATTTTTGACCTCTCTCCCGGCGACCTGATACGCACCATACGCCTGAAGCATGCTGCGGAACTTTTGCGCAAAAACGTTTTGACAGTGTCGGAAATATGCTATAAATCGGGGTTCAATAACCGCTCCTACTTCTACAGGGAGTTTAAAAAGATGTACGATACAACGCCGAAAAATTACCAGCTTCAGTATAAGGCGCGGAGTGCATCTTTTTCAAATAACTGA
- a CDS encoding SusC/RagA family TonB-linked outer membrane protein, whose translation MNRKIIYTLLLLWTMLSGGVIYAQTVTGTVSDANGPLPGADVIVKGTTISTMTDIDGKYTISNIGTDAVLVFNYVGYIPQEVAVTGDSTVNITLMEDTQSLNEVVLTGYVGQRKNSITGAVGQVNVENTLKTRVPDVSQSLQGQIAGVFVAASTGAPGDGIKIRIRGEGTLGNNDVLYVIDGVPTRDISFLNGNDIQSINVLKDAAAAAIYGSRAAGGVLVITTKKGVEGKPTLEVNMFTGVHFAQNLPDMLNTDQYLTVKDQAWHNTLGNAAGAESPYAFDRRTRTDLANTNWQDELFTTGVSNNLHISASGATDKVKYFISGGYYGMDGIVTEKNDRFKRVNFRSNVNAAVSDRFDVGTNLQMSFAKQDRLSSSGDSPGVIRHALIRPPVIPVYKDPSDPTWSAANPYTDLPFYVGPGDYSRNYEYSSNPLAIVHFTDDIREVFQTFGNVYAQYAFLGDKSLKFKSNFGADVKFLHGKTFGENFGDADITDTGNVYYGLGRNNRPNSLNESRTQDVTFTWSNTLNYVKTFNGVHDVNVLLGQEFITNNSSALGGARSNFDNTTDPFRYLDYGGLGSANTPYPYSSGSETSWSLLSYFASGSYGYKDKYFATATMRADASSRFGPNNKWGYFPSVGANWIISNENFLTDVNWLSYLRLRASWGQLGNQEIPNNAYQTLITTTGGVVNYTRFGNPDIKWETTTQTNVGLDFGFFKDKLTFSADYFNKTTDDILLTVQLPAVSVGVIDRTYVNAGQVENKGFEFGVKYQNNDHDFKYGVNANLSTLTSNVNRLQQFVKNIQNDSDHTRIEAGQPAYSYYGYVFDGIYQNAAEVSSYLYTNANGAQPGDMKFRDLNHDGQINADDRTFIGNPNPKMMYGFTFNASYKNFDISFLFQGVQGVDRYNDLKQILDYDSRPFNSTTAVLGAWHGEGTSNTTPRVTFNNNGGGFVSSKFVEDASYLRLKNIELGYTLNNVVPGISGLRIYVSGQNLLTFTKYTGLDPESTSYIDKGTYPQSAAIIFGAKVKI comes from the coding sequence ATGAATCGGAAAATTATCTACACTTTGCTCCTTTTATGGACAATGTTATCAGGAGGTGTTATTTATGCGCAAACGGTTACCGGGACCGTTTCGGATGCGAACGGCCCTTTGCCCGGCGCAGATGTTATTGTTAAAGGTACTACCATAAGCACCATGACGGATATTGATGGTAAATATACAATCAGCAATATCGGGACAGATGCTGTACTGGTGTTTAATTATGTAGGGTATATCCCGCAGGAAGTTGCCGTGACCGGCGACAGCACCGTGAACATTACTTTAATGGAGGATACCCAGTCCCTGAACGAGGTAGTGCTTACAGGTTATGTAGGACAGCGGAAAAACTCCATAACCGGTGCCGTAGGACAGGTAAATGTTGAGAACACCTTAAAAACAAGGGTTCCCGATGTGTCCCAGTCCTTACAGGGGCAGATAGCAGGTGTATTTGTTGCGGCAAGTACCGGTGCTCCCGGCGATGGCATCAAGATCAGGATACGCGGTGAGGGCACCTTGGGCAACAATGATGTATTATATGTGATCGATGGTGTACCAACACGCGATATTTCATTCCTTAACGGAAACGACATTCAGTCCATCAACGTCTTGAAGGATGCCGCTGCTGCTGCGATATATGGTTCCAGGGCTGCGGGTGGTGTTTTGGTTATAACAACAAAAAAAGGCGTTGAAGGCAAGCCTACACTTGAAGTGAATATGTTTACAGGAGTGCATTTTGCGCAAAACCTCCCTGATATGCTGAACACGGACCAGTACCTTACGGTTAAAGACCAGGCATGGCACAATACCCTTGGCAATGCTGCCGGTGCCGAAAGCCCGTATGCTTTTGACAGGAGGACCAGGACCGACCTTGCCAATACCAACTGGCAGGATGAGCTTTTTACAACAGGTGTTTCTAACAACCTGCATATATCTGCAAGCGGAGCTACAGACAAAGTGAAATACTTTATTTCCGGCGGTTACTATGGCATGGATGGTATTGTAACGGAAAAGAATGACCGTTTTAAAAGGGTCAACTTCAGGTCGAATGTAAATGCAGCTGTAAGCGATCGTTTTGATGTAGGCACGAACTTGCAAATGAGCTTTGCCAAGCAGGACAGGTTGTCGTCAAGCGGCGACTCGCCGGGTGTTATCCGCCATGCGCTTATACGTCCGCCGGTTATTCCTGTATACAAAGACCCGAGCGACCCTACCTGGTCGGCGGCAAATCCTTATACTGACCTTCCGTTTTATGTAGGTCCCGGCGATTACAGCAGGAACTATGAATACAGCTCTAACCCTTTGGCCATCGTACATTTTACAGATGATATAAGGGAGGTTTTCCAGACTTTTGGCAATGTGTATGCACAATATGCTTTCCTGGGCGACAAATCGCTTAAATTTAAAAGCAACTTTGGCGCAGACGTAAAATTCCTGCATGGTAAAACTTTTGGCGAGAACTTCGGGGACGCTGATATCACAGACACAGGCAATGTGTACTATGGATTAGGAAGGAACAACAGGCCGAACAGCCTTAATGAAAGCAGGACACAGGATGTGACTTTTACATGGTCTAACACGCTTAATTATGTAAAGACATTTAATGGTGTACACGACGTAAACGTACTTTTAGGCCAGGAGTTCATAACTAACAACTCTTCTGCATTAGGTGGTGCAAGGTCGAATTTTGATAATACTACAGATCCTTTCAGGTACCTCGATTACGGAGGGCTTGGAAGCGCCAATACACCATACCCGTACAGCTCAGGATCAGAAACCAGCTGGAGTTTGCTATCCTATTTTGCATCAGGTTCATACGGATATAAGGATAAGTATTTTGCAACAGCAACCATGAGGGCCGATGCTTCTTCAAGGTTTGGCCCGAACAACAAATGGGGGTATTTCCCTTCTGTCGGCGCTAACTGGATTATTTCTAACGAAAACTTCCTTACCGATGTAAACTGGCTTTCTTACCTTAGATTAAGGGCAAGCTGGGGCCAGTTAGGAAACCAGGAAATACCTAATAATGCCTATCAGACGTTGATCACTACAACCGGAGGAGTTGTGAATTATACACGCTTTGGTAACCCTGACATTAAATGGGAAACTACGACACAAACCAACGTAGGTCTTGATTTTGGGTTCTTTAAAGATAAGCTGACGTTCTCTGCCGATTATTTTAACAAAACCACCGATGATATCCTGTTGACCGTACAACTTCCCGCTGTATCTGTAGGGGTTATCGACCGAACTTATGTTAATGCAGGCCAGGTGGAGAACAAAGGCTTCGAGTTTGGAGTAAAATACCAAAATAACGACCACGACTTCAAATATGGTGTAAATGCCAACCTTTCTACACTTACAAGCAATGTAAACCGTCTTCAGCAATTTGTGAAGAATATACAAAATGATTCTGACCACACAAGGATAGAAGCTGGACAGCCGGCATATTCTTACTATGGTTATGTGTTTGACGGAATTTACCAGAATGCTGCTGAGGTGAGCTCTTACCTATATACCAATGCAAACGGTGCCCAACCGGGTGATATGAAATTCAGGGATCTTAACCACGATGGGCAGATCAATGCGGATGACCGTACTTTTATCGGTAACCCGAACCCAAAAATGATGTATGGTTTCACGTTTAATGCATCGTACAAGAACTTTGATATCTCGTTCCTTTTCCAGGGTGTGCAGGGCGTTGACCGTTATAATGACCTGAAGCAGATACTTGATTATGACAGCCGTCCGTTCAACTCTACAACTGCAGTATTGGGCGCTTGGCATGGTGAAGGTACAAGTAATACGACTCCAAGGGTTACGTTCAATAATAATGGCGGCGGGTTTGTATCAAGCAAATTTGTGGAAGATGCTTCTTACCTAAGGCTGAAGAACATAGAACTTGGCTATACGCTAAATAATGTGGTACCGGGCATCAGCGGTTTACGTATATATGTTTCGGGGCAGAACCTGCTCACATTCACAAAGTATACAGGCCTGGATCCTGAATCAACATCATACATTGATAAAGGAACGTACCCACAATCTGCTGCAATTATCTTTGGTGCGAAAGTAAAAATCTAG